A region of bacterium DNA encodes the following proteins:
- a CDS encoding OmpH family outer membrane protein, protein MRFERAALLLALGLMLGWGIGATDEPTKIGFVDAQQVIATVKEGKTAREELERKLREAEGKMAPLIQEYEAKKQEFEARRMALSEDALKEKVLDLQALENRIKGVNAEEQGKIEIDQQRLFGPLQEKFIEVVREVGQENGFSAIMLSDAPGLIYRREALDLTDLVIKTFDKKS, encoded by the coding sequence ATGAGATTCGAACGCGCCGCGCTGCTGCTCGCCCTCGGCCTGATGCTCGGCTGGGGCATCGGAGCCACCGACGAGCCCACGAAGATCGGGTTCGTCGATGCCCAGCAGGTCATCGCCACCGTGAAGGAAGGCAAGACTGCCCGAGAAGAGCTCGAGCGCAAGCTCAGGGAAGCGGAGGGCAAGATGGCGCCGCTGATCCAGGAGTACGAGGCCAAGAAGCAGGAGTTCGAAGCCCGGCGGATGGCCCTCTCCGAGGATGCCCTCAAGGAGAAGGTGCTCGACCTGCAGGCCCTCGAGAATCGCATCAAGGGGGTGAACGCCGAGGAGCAGGGCAAGATCGAGATCGACCAACAGCGCCTCTTCGGCCCGCTCCAGGAGAAGTTCATCGAGGTCGTTCGCGAGGTCGGGCAGGAGAACGGCTTCTCCGCGATCATGCTCTCCGATGCGCCGGGTCTGATCTACCGGAGGGAAGCCCTCGACCTGACGGACCTCGTCATCAAGACCTTCGACAAGAAGAGCTAG
- the lpxA gene encoding acyl-ACP--UDP-N-acetylglucosamine O-acyltransferase, giving the protein MSSTIEESPRRGDVSVHPTACVEDGAILGAGVVVGAFSFIGAEVELGAGALVGQHATLIGRSRVGADCRIFPHVVLGGEPQHTEFAGEATRLEIGARTVLREHVTVHVGTARGGGCTRVGEDNYLMNGAHVGHDCQIGNHTIISPFCGLGGHVLVEDYAVLGAYTGLHQRTRIGESVMTAAGSKVAQDAPPFTMVAGDRAKIVGLNAVGMRRRGFPAKTRAEIKHAFHLLLQSKLPLAEALARIDEEIGAVPEVERLVTFLRKTERGFCR; this is encoded by the coding sequence GTGTCCTCGACGATCGAAGAGTCCCCGCGCAGAGGCGACGTGTCCGTCCATCCGACGGCCTGCGTCGAGGACGGCGCCATCCTGGGGGCCGGTGTCGTCGTCGGAGCCTTCTCGTTCATCGGCGCCGAGGTCGAGCTCGGCGCGGGCGCCCTGGTCGGACAGCACGCCACCCTGATCGGGCGGAGTCGCGTCGGCGCCGACTGTCGGATCTTCCCGCACGTGGTGCTCGGCGGAGAGCCCCAGCACACCGAGTTCGCCGGTGAAGCGACCCGCCTCGAGATCGGGGCGCGGACGGTGCTGCGCGAGCACGTCACGGTCCACGTCGGGACGGCGCGCGGGGGCGGCTGCACCCGGGTGGGCGAGGACAACTACCTGATGAACGGGGCGCACGTCGGGCACGACTGTCAGATCGGCAATCACACGATCATCAGTCCCTTCTGCGGGCTGGGCGGCCACGTGCTCGTCGAGGACTACGCGGTTCTCGGTGCCTATACCGGCCTCCACCAGAGGACGCGGATCGGTGAATCGGTGATGACGGCGGCCGGGTCGAAGGTGGCCCAGGACGCGCCGCCCTTCACGATGGTGGCCGGGGACCGGGCGAAGATCGTCGGGCTGAACGCCGTGGGGATGCGGCGTCGCGGTTTTCCTGCGAAGACCCGCGCCGAGATCAAGCACGCGTTCCACCTGCTCCTCCAGTCGAAGCTTCCCCTCGCGGAGGCGCTCGCCCGGATCGACGAGGAGATCGGAGCCGTTCCCGAGGTGGAGCGCCTCGTGACCTTCCTGCGGAAGACCGAACGCGGTTTCTGTCGTTAG